TCGCCGCTATCTCCGTTGTGGATACCTCCCTTCAGAACAGGGAATATCAGAAACCTGCTTGCCGGTCTGAATACAAGCACCTCTCAGAGCAGTGGTGGTATTGTCATTGAAAGCAAAAGCACTGGTAAATCGCAGACAACCAACAGTAAATCCTATAGTAGTACGTCCTCTTCGTCCAGCAAGTCTTCTGACGATCCGGAGAAATGGAAAAGAGAAGCTGACCTGAAAATGTGGGAAGCAGCAGCGCTGGAAGCAAAAGGAGACACGCTGTATGGCATGGGTGCGCTGTTTTATATGCAGGCGCTGGACCAATATAAAGCCGCGTTTTATACATTTCCTTCGGCCAGGGTGCAAAGCAAAATTGATAATATCAATGCCATGGCTAGTCTTGGCAAGGCACTGCGTGAAGGAATGGAAAAGGTAGACGAAGGTGTGGAAAGACTCGACCCTCATAAAAAGACGCGTCATATATATGGCTTTGTGAATTATTCCGGCCTGTTATCGTCCTACGACAAAATAGCGAACCCAAATGACCATACTGCCATGGGTGCATTCCTGGGGGTAACGGGGCACCGTACATTCGTGAGCTTTGAAGTCAGACTGGGATATATGCGTGCACCTGCCTATGAATACAACATAATGGATATAAACCGTCAGATAGTAGACGGTAAGGTGCGGATCGTACAAAGCAGTGCGACGCTCGGTATGTCCGGCGGTGTGAATATACCCATCAGGAACCTGGTGATTTACGGGCTGTACGGATTCGATTGTATGCTGACAACCAGTCAAAAGATACTGACGTCAGGCTATTCACTGGACGAAACACCGACTTTTCCTTATCTCCTGACTAAGTTCACGTTCGGTACTATCTACCGGATACCGCGTACAAAAATCGGGATCGGCTTTCAATATAACCTGAATAGTATCAGTGGCGAGAAAGATGGCGCCTCTGCTATTATCAATGATAAGGCGCCGCAGGAACATTACTATCTGCATTCCACTACGAACGAAAAATATAAGTACAATAATGCCGGTGTACTGATAGGCGTGACGTTATAAAAGTCCGTTAAAGCACTATATAAAGCAAAAGGGTATCCACTATAGCGGATACCCTTTTGCTTTATATAGTGCTTTAAAATTGCCTAACCCAGGTTGAACAAACCTTTGTTCAGCAGTTGTAAAGTTTTCTCTTTGTGTTGTCCACCGATCAGGATGGAGATGTTATGGCGGCTGCCACCATAGGAGATCATCCGCAATGGCACTTCGTTCAGTGCATCGAAGATCTTCTTCAGAATGGAAGGAGTCGCTGCCACCTCGTTACCTACGATAGAAACGATCGTCTGGTGATGATCCAGTTCAACAGAACCGAATGGCTGCAGTTCTTTCAGCAGCTGGTCCAGCACAGGTGTATTCTCTATTGTCAGGGACACCGCTACTTCAGAAGTAGTGATCATGTCGATAGGCACACGGAACTTTTCAAACACTTCAAATATCTTACGGAGGAAACCGTAAGCCAGCAGCATGCGGCTGGATTTGATCTTGATAGCGATGATACCGTCTTTGGCAGCAATAGCCTTTACACCGTCGCCGTTTGGCATTTCAGTGATGATGGTACCTCTTGCTTCCGGCTGCATGGTATTCAGCAGTTTCACCGGGATGTTGAAATGCTGTGCAGGCCAGATAGATGCAGGATGGAGGATCTTCGCACCGAAATAAGCCAGTTCAGCTGCTTCGTCGAAAGACAGTTGCTCGATCGGGAAGGTCTTTTTCACCACTCTCGGATCATTGTTGTGCATACCATCAATATCCGTCCAGATCTGTACTTCTGACGCCTGGATGGCAGCGCCGATCAGGGATGCAGAATAGTCGCTACCACCACGTTTCAGGTTGTCGATCTCACCTCTGGAGTTACGGCAGATATAACCCTGTGTAACGAAGATGGTCTCTCCTTTATTTTTCTCGAGCAGGTTACCCAGCTTGATCTTGATCTTAGGGATTTCAGGCTCTTCGTATTCGTCGATACTCATGAAGTCCAATGCGGACAACAGTACAGACTTGACGCCAGCTTCTTCCAGGTATACACTGAACAGGCGGGTTGACAATAACTCACCCTGCGCCAGTATATCCTTATTCAGCGCTTCGTTGAAAGATATCTTAAGAATGATGTTCAGGAACTCGAAATGCTCGTCAACAACAGCACTCGCCTTGGCACGTGTCTCGTCCTGCTTGACCAGGTCCTCACAAAAAGTCCTGTAATGTGCTTCCAGCTTGTCTATCTGGCCCTTTGCCTGTTCCTTCTTACCCTCAGAAAGGGATTGTCCGATTTCCACTAATGCGTTAGTGGTACCGGATAATGCGGATAATACCACGATTTTTGGCGCGGTATCGGCAGTTACCAGACTGGCCACGGCATGCATACGTTCCGGTTTACCTACGGAAGTGCCACCAAATTTTAAGATCTTCATTACTGTTGAATTGTTATATGTTTGACTGGTACAAGATTTCGCTTAAAAGACGCAAGTTCGGGCGTTTATACCGACTTTAAAAATCCAATTTGAATTTTCGGGCTACTTCCTGCAGGTCTTTCACTACAGGATCCAGTAATGGGATGCCGGCCGTTATCCGCTCTTTCTCCATTTCACGTTCCGGATCGCCTGGTATCAGTACCTGTTCTCCTTCAACTGGTGTAGCGCTGCGGAAACGTGTGATCCACTTGTCCATGTGCGCTTTGAATTCATCAGCCGGACGGAAAGCATCTACCCGCATCGCCCCCAGGAAATGCCCCAGTCCCTGCCCTACCGGATCAGGTGCCAATGGCAGGAAGCTCACGAAAGGAGGTGCCCAGGGACCGTAATTGGCTCCTGATAGTACAGCGGAGAAAATATCTACAATCGCACCCAGACAATACCCTTTATGGCTGCCATGGTCACGATCGCCCCCCAGTGGCAGTAAAGCGCCTCCGGATTTCAGTTCGTGCGGGTTTGTACTGGAATGACCTTCCTTGTCCTGGATCCAGCCTTCAGGTGCTTCCTGATTCTTACGCTGGAGTATTTCCAGTTTACCGTTAGCAGCAGTTGTAGTGGCAAAGTCAGCTACAAATGCCGGCTGTTCCTTTGCCGGAATAGCCACAGCGATCGGGTTCGTACCCAGCATACGTTCTGTGGCAAAGGTGGGCGCTACCAGCGGACTGGCATTGGTCATTGCCATACCGATCATGTCCCTTTCCAGGGCCATCATCGCATGCTGACCAGCTATACCGAAGTGATTGGAGTTCTTTACACTTACCCAGCCACTACCAACAGCAGCCGCTTTCTCGATGGCCACTTTCATGGCGAAAGGCGCTACTACCAGCCCCAGCCCGGCATCGCCGTCTACAACGGCCGTGCTGGGCGTCTCATGTACAACCCTGACATGGGGAGTAGCATTGATCCTGCCGGCTTCCCACAGGCGTACATACCCACTCAGGCGGGCCACCCCATGAGAGTCAATCCCTCTCAGGTCTGCAGATAACAAC
The DNA window shown above is from Chitinophaga agri and carries:
- a CDS encoding aspartate kinase; its protein translation is MKILKFGGTSVGKPERMHAVASLVTADTAPKIVVLSALSGTTNALVEIGQSLSEGKKEQAKGQIDKLEAHYRTFCEDLVKQDETRAKASAVVDEHFEFLNIILKISFNEALNKDILAQGELLSTRLFSVYLEEAGVKSVLLSALDFMSIDEYEEPEIPKIKIKLGNLLEKNKGETIFVTQGYICRNSRGEIDNLKRGGSDYSASLIGAAIQASEVQIWTDIDGMHNNDPRVVKKTFPIEQLSFDEAAELAYFGAKILHPASIWPAQHFNIPVKLLNTMQPEARGTIITEMPNGDGVKAIAAKDGIIAIKIKSSRMLLAYGFLRKIFEVFEKFRVPIDMITTSEVAVSLTIENTPVLDQLLKELQPFGSVELDHHQTIVSIVGNEVAATPSILKKIFDALNEVPLRMISYGGSRHNISILIGGQHKEKTLQLLNKGLFNLG
- a CDS encoding Ldh family oxidoreductase, which gives rise to MSQIFSYPALREFTREVFIKMGCPPQDAETASEVLLSADLRGIDSHGVARLSGYVRLWEAGRINATPHVRVVHETPSTAVVDGDAGLGLVVAPFAMKVAIEKAAAVGSGWVSVKNSNHFGIAGQHAMMALERDMIGMAMTNASPLVAPTFATERMLGTNPIAVAIPAKEQPAFVADFATTTAANGKLEILQRKNQEAPEGWIQDKEGHSSTNPHELKSGGALLPLGGDRDHGSHKGYCLGAIVDIFSAVLSGANYGPWAPPFVSFLPLAPDPVGQGLGHFLGAMRVDAFRPADEFKAHMDKWITRFRSATPVEGEQVLIPGDPEREMEKERITAGIPLLDPVVKDLQEVARKFKLDF